Genomic segment of Oncorhynchus nerka isolate Pitt River linkage group LG10, Oner_Uvic_2.0, whole genome shotgun sequence:
TTTTGAAAGCTATGAAATCTCACAGGCTAGTATCAAACTTAGCTGTGGCCGAGGCCGTGATTTGAGCTAACCAATTGGTCAGAACAGTAGGCACACTCGATTTAGTAACAGatctcccagtccaccagatagaGGGAGTTTGAATTTGCAGACAAATTAAATGGTtaaaaatgggaacactttgtcTATCCGGTGCGCTGGGCTTCTGAATCAaatgcacctaccaccaacagtgCAACACCAATATAAAAAAAGGAGTGCAAGCCTTTATTAGTTAgcttttctacagaaatgttAGGTGATCAACTAGAAATGCCTTGAAGATCGACCAGTCGTTTGCAATCGACCAGTTGGTGACTGTTCTAGACAAATTTCATGGGAACGTTGCAGGGACATTTCTGTATATCAATTGTCAGGCCGGAGAAGGACATGCATTACTACCAATTCTGTCTGGAGGGGATCCTCCAGAACTACCGACACCAAGGTCTGCTGCATGGTGCACTAAATGGATCTGGTTCAGGAGGGTCAGAGCGACCTGGTGAGCTGGGGTTCACACAAACACCATGCAAATTGGACACATTTTAGTACATATACTCAGACACGCATTGCATTTTAAGACAAAtttgttactgtccccactaaaACAAATACTTAACATGTAATCTTTGAAACATTGAATTACTGTGGAATTATATTCCTTCCTATGGAAGACTGCCAATATGGCCACCagtacatagcatcagcaatccagagtTTATATAGATCATTGGTCTACCCCTGACCAACGCATACAAGCAGCACTGCTACCCTGTATAACACATTTTCTTACAGAATAACACATTTTCCTTAAGACTGACAGTTGTCTGATTTTAAAAAGATATAGAAAAATCTATGAAATGCTCATTTTACTGTTAGGGGACACCAACACCATTTTTTTGGTCACAAAATGATATGCACAGTATTTTTATTAGGAAAAAAACAAATTATGTTCTGCTTTGCATAGTCACTAACTAGCTTTACAATGACCTGCTGTTGTCTGTCGGGGCTAGTGTACGTTTCTATATGGATATGGAGTAAATGTAGTCAAGGCTTTGATGCTGAATTCTATAAATGCTATGGAGGTGATAACTGGTGGGGGAGGGATATGGTCAAAACTCAACAAATACAGTGTCTCACACTGAACAAAACATGGAATTGTACATTCATTTGTTTTTTTTGAACTGCCAAATGAATACATCTAGTGTTGTGTTCAGCAACACGTTGGTTAATTGAAGCTCAATTGAATCCGTAGCACTAAAGACCTGCGCTACAGTGGTCGCAGAGACTGCGTTCACAGTAAATGCATGTTGACTCAATCTGAAATTACCTTTACCTTTCTACAGCGCTGAGCTTACATTTTACAGAATGAATCGAGCCCTAAAGCATATGAGCACAATATGTGCCGAATTGTTCCTTTACTCATTGAATGTATTATTTGCCCATCACCGGTGTGGAAGTTCATATCCAAAACCCTAGCTTGGAGTATTTATTAAAAAAAAGAATTTAAATAACAATTGATGCATTAAGCACATCTTTATCATAACTCCTCTCAAAAAATATCTTCATTGCATTAAAAACAAGCCTAAAGCACATTCACATTATTTTCTAGGTTAACCAAATGTTATGCGAAGAGTCTTCTCCTGCTCTTTGCGTCGGTTGTCGCAGAGTTTGGACACATCCTCCACCCTTCTCTGTAGAAGCACTGAGGAAAGACAAGGAGATATTACAGAGTTAATATCGATTGAAGGAAGTCTTGACTCCGTATCAGAAAGGTCAAGTTAGTTGTGGAAGTAGTTTACTCAAGCTTCACTAGACCATAGGGTAAATACTGACCCGAGTTCTGGTCAATCCATTGAAGAGAGTCCATGTGGGCATTGAGGATTTTACAGATCTGCTGAAGCTAAAAGAGGGAAATAAAAGTGTCAGCATAACTAATTATTCAATTCCTCCTtcctaattaaaaaaaaaaactatacaagggtgtattcattacaGGTAAAAAACAGTTATGAAAAATGCTGTTTTTgccaataaaaaaaatattcctAGTTATACGGTATGTACAGATCTACTTAAATTacatacccctgcacatagactgtATTAATGAGCACattgtactggtaccccatgtatagtcAAGTCACCATTACTTATTGTGTATTACTACATGTTTTACTTATTGTATTATTACATGTTTTATGTTTTACTTATTGTATTATtacatgttttacttttctattattccTCAATTTtctttctctgcattgttgaagggcccataagtaagcatttctctgTTACTCCACACCTGTTTACAAAGTATGtgacataacatttgatttagaATAACTGTAGCAATATAGAAGCAGCCAGGTATTCAAGTAGACCATCTGTTTTTCTTTCTCACCGGGTCACTGGTATCAGCTGGCCCACAGGATGTGTTCAGGTGTTCAATTATTTCCTTTAGATCTTGGGACATCCTCTTCAGTTGGGCGTCCACGTTCTCTGCAAGCTTGTACCTTCAGAAATAGAATGCATAAATATGAAATATCACAACCATATAGTCATGAATCAGTTCTCACTGTGCATTGGTTCTCACTCAAAGCCCTTTGTTAAAACCTTACGTTCTCTCGCGTTCCTCATCGGCATTCTGCATGTAGATGGTTCCACTCTGTTCTTTGACAGACTCCTCCAGTGGGGACAGCAGGTCCTCCAGTTCCTTCTGTTGTGACAGGATGAAGTCCAGCTCCTGGTCCAGCCTGGGATGGGTTAGAGAGCAAAAACACAAGGTCATCCCATAACTTTGACACAATAGTAACACAATGACTACTTTTCACAGATAAAGGACAGAATTCAGAATCTGGTGTATTCAAATACTCCATTAGACATAAACCGGTCAACTCCCACCTTCTTTGGTCCAGTTTcaccttctccatctccctgtgCAGTGATGTGATCTGTAACAATGAGATGAACATCCTCTTAAAATCTGCCATGAAGACACCAAAGTTCAATTGAAGGCCATTTCATGAGATTAAAACAAATAGCATGGCCTAGATTCTAGTGGTGCAGTTACCACGAGAAGTGCCATGTCTGTTTACCTTCTCTCCATTCTCCACCAGCGTGCGGTCCCAGGCGTTGACCTGGGTAGCCTGCTGCAAGAAGTGCCTCTCCTGGTCCTCCAGCTCAAGACTCCACTTGTTGATGAGACCCTCTAGTTGGGTGTAGGACATCACTGGAGGAGCACTGCAGAGGGGGAGTAAATGGACAGGATCACATTGAAACGACTAGGGCTAAGAGTGGATAAGGATGTATTTAGAGAAAAGTAAAAAAAAGTTGAGTACCGAAGCAGTGAGAGACGTAATGAACTTGGCTGGCTAAACCCTGCAGTACCTTGCTGTAACAGTAGTGATGGTTGTGGCTATTCCAGTGATTGGGACCGTTGAGCCGATGCCAGTGGCACCCGCAGGTTTCATACCCAGTGAAAAACCTGTTGTAGAGCCAGTGGTAGCGAAAACATAAAATCCACTACAGTGATGAATTCCTCAATATGACCAGAATTAATCAACGACAAACAAGCCCAGTTACAGAATTTTGCATAAACGAGCAACAATGTCAAGCTTTAGTTATTCCAATAACCCTGTATGATGGTACAGTACCTGTGCCAGCTGATGCTGTGGTGGTGGCAGTGACTGCTCCCAGGGGTTTGAGCATGAAGCCCAGGGTACTTCCTGCTGCCGATGTGGCAGCCGGGGCAGCTGAGGTGGGGGCAGCACCCACTGATCAGGAGAGAGTACGGGTAACAGACAAGAAAATTAATGCCACCACAGAATGCCAGAAAGACCATTTAACTTTAGTTATGAGTTATTTGCTCTCTCAGGCAAGAGTTAGAGGATAAAACTCACGAAAACCTGTGACTGCTGCCGTTGATGCTGGTACTGCAAAGAGAGAAGAACCTAATGAGGCCTGGGTAGCCGAGGCAGTTACAGCAGGGGCTGGAGTAGCTTTAGAGAAAGAAAAATAGATCAATTTGATATCAGTTGAAAAACAGGCACACACATGTCCATTCAAAGATAAAACATTTTCTGAGACAGATTCAAACATTTATTTTTCTCCAATTTGTCAGCTATTTATTTGAATGACATATGCCAAACGTCTCCGACTCCCCCATTTACCTGAAGGTTTGACACCAAAAGCAAATCCTCCACCCTGGGTTGTGGTTGGTGCAGCTGTTGAGGCCGGGGCCACAGAGTTCAGACCTGAGGGAAATAAAATGCACTCATTCAGGATGCACAAAACACGCTAATGTAATCATGTCATATACTGTACTTTAACCATGATCTGATCAACTGAGCTGACTAGAAGCTCAGAAAACTCACCTGTGGACTGGTTCCCCAGGGAGAGGGTGGCAGGGGCGCTGTTCCCAAATGAGAAGCCCCCTCCTGCGGTCACGGTAGGGGCTGCCTGGACCTTGGCGGCACCAAAACTAAACCCACCTCCCATCATTTGAGTGGTTGCAGCAGGAGTTCCTAAAGAGAGCCCaccagctgctgctgctggttgagCCGGGGTTTGGGCAACAGGGGCTCCAAGCCCCCCTGCGGTCCCAAAGCTGAACCCCCCTCCTGTGGGAACAGCAGTGGTTTGTGTGGCGAAACCCCCACCAAGTCCAAAGCCTGCCCCAGAGGTGGGGGTTGCCATCCCCATAGTTATCCCTGTCAGTGCTGGTTGAGAGGCAGGTGTGCCCAGATTGAGTTTAGCAGTGGGAGTCCTAGAGATAAAAGAGCACATTAGAAAATCTACATTACAAATTCTACTAAAAGTTTGCCTTGCTAACCAGACTCCTTTGTTCCAGCCAAACGCTATGCCCATGGATGTCAGTTTCTTCTCCGCAATGAGTCGATCTGAGAACCTCCCAGAATCTTCATTGAATGCGAACACATTCAGGGCAGTCTGAGTGGTCCAAAAACCACCTTTAATTGGTTAGCGACGAGACAAACACTGGTAACTTTTGTTTAACACCCCTTGTTCCCCTCGTCCCCAAAAATGACTTTaatgatggcagtctcagactaaaAGTATGAGCAGCCGAAGAATTGTGTGAGTCATCAGGCTAACTAAAAGCTAAAATGGGTAACAAACTACCCAAGATTAATATAAGTGCTATAACTATCCAAAGATTCATGTAAATTACATCAGCCAATGCACCCACCCAATAGAGAAGCCTCCACCTGCTGGAGTACTGTTCTGTGTAGGGTTCCCAAAGCTGAATCCTCCAGTTGAGTTTGTACTGTTTGGGGGCTGGGCAGGATTGGGGGGTCCAAAAGAGAAGCCACCACCTGAAGTTGTAGGTGCAGCACTTGCAATCCCAAAGCCTGTGGCTGGCGCAGCTGTGGTTTTGGGAGCTCCAAAGTTGAATCCTCCACTCATTGTCCTATCTAGGTAGGAGGACACAAGGTAGAGATGAATACAATGACATTACATCGTACCGATGTCATAGTCCCTTCAACGTCTTCACCCACTTGCACAATTTAGCTAGCCACATAATAAGATATGCAGATTTATACTGGTCAACCCCATGTCACTTCTTTGACTTATCCATTTTTTACACTGAAAATATTTATAAATAGACATTCTGGGAGAACGGTTGCTATACTATATAGCAAGTCGGCGTACTTACTTGGCTAACGTTAGTGTTCTAGCTAGTAAGTTAGTtacttaacgttagctagctcgctACTAAAATACGAACGAGTTAGCTAGTGAACAAAACGCCATATATTAACGTTGTATTGCAATACCACCagctaaacaacagtatacatgTTCGTTCACTGACAAGGAACAAATCCTGTCAATTGATAAAATTACCATACCTCCCCTCTTCTTCCGACAAGAGATGAAATTGAACGATTTCTATCTGCGCGCACTATGAACGCTTTTGAATGCGGTAACGACATCGCTTTGTAACTAAGTGCTTCCGGGACAATGATTTTTGGAATCCTTCATAAGAGTCCCGTCCTGCATACTTTGTAAATGAAATAGGGCGAAAATGGAAAACGTAAAGGTGGATAAGGGAGCGAAGAGTGGTTAAGTTTGATAGTTTGGTTGTTTGCTATTCGAAAACGCGCCTTACAGATCCGACTTGATAACCTACAGCTGTAAACTTCACAACTCTTTAAAACATCAATGGAGCCGCAACCAATGGTTTAGATCATTGGCTGCAACAACGCTGCCCTTAAAAAAGGATGGCAATTTTGAAAGCTGCAGTATATATTTTGGACACAGTAATTGCAATATTACTGCAGTAAAAATGTGTTATTTTGGACAGTACCTGCagcatactgcagttatactcGTGTACTGTTGTTACACTGCATTCAACAAGTGGAATTATCATTTTATTTTGTAGTAGTACATGCAGTGGATTATTTATGGCTTCAAACAAGTAAATAAGTACAGAAGGGCattaaaataagaatttatttGAGCAAACAAGATTCTAGAAAAGCCCCCTTCAATTTAGACTTTTACAGATGGAGAAAAATTGAATGTCAGAAAATGCAGGTACTAAGGTTCAAGGCCCCCACACAGACAACGTTTTCAAAATGTAGTTTCTTTATTTCGTTCAAGGACTAAAGAGTGAACACATTTAAAAACACAGATACATAAACAAGAACAGTCCATCCTGGTAGAAGACACAATTGCACTGCGTTGAGTCCATTTGGGGATTGGTCACTGCCGCACAGTTTCTGGACTCCATT
This window contains:
- the nup62l gene encoding nucleoporin 62 like isoform X1, yielding MSGGFNFGAPKTTAAPATGFGIASAAPTTSGGGFSFGPPNPAQPPNSTNSTGGFSFGNPTQNSTPAGGGFSIGTPTAKLNLGTPASQPALTGITMGMATPTSGAGFGLGGGFATQTTAVPTGGGFSFGTAGGLGAPVAQTPAQPAAAAGGLSLGTPAATTQMMGGGFSFGAAKVQAAPTVTAGGGFSFGNSAPATLSLGNQSTGLNSVAPASTAAPTTTQGGGFAFGVKPSATPAPAVTASATQASLGSSLFAVPASTAAVTGFLGAAPTSAAPAATSAAGSTLGFMLKPLGAVTATTTASAGTGFSLGMKPAGATGIGSTVPITGIATTITTVTASAPPVMSYTQLEGLINKWSLELEDQERHFLQQATQVNAWDRTLVENGEKITSLHREMEKVKLDQRRLDQELDFILSQQKELEDLLSPLEESVKEQSGTIYMQNADEERERTYKLAENVDAQLKRMSQDLKEIIEHLNTSCGPADTSDPLQQICKILNAHMDSLQWIDQNSVLLQRRVEDVSKLCDNRRKEQEKTLRITFG
- the nup62l gene encoding nucleoporin 62 like isoform X2, producing the protein MSGGFNFGAPKTTAAPATGFGIASAAPTTSGGGFSFGPPNPAQPPNSTNSTGGFSFGNPTQNSTPAGGGFSIGTPTAKLNLGTPASQPALTGITMGMATPTSGAGFGLGGGFATQTTAVPTGGGFSFGTAGGLGAPVAQTPAQPAAAAGGLSLGTPAATTQMMGGGFSFGAAKVQAAPTVTAGGGFSFGNSAPATLSLGNQSTGLNSVAPASTAAPTTTQGGGFAFGVKPSVPASTAAVTGFLGAAPTSAAPAATSAAGSTLGFMLKPLGAVTATTTASAGTGFSLGMKPAGATGIGSTVPITGIATTITTVTASAPPVMSYTQLEGLINKWSLELEDQERHFLQQATQVNAWDRTLVENGEKITSLHREMEKVKLDQRRLDQELDFILSQQKELEDLLSPLEESVKEQSGTIYMQNADEERERTYKLAENVDAQLKRMSQDLKEIIEHLNTSCGPADTSDPLQQICKILNAHMDSLQWIDQNSVLLQRRVEDVSKLCDNRRKEQEKTLRITFG